In Coriobacteriaceae bacterium, a single window of DNA contains:
- the groES gene encoding co-chaperone GroES, with protein MSSLKPLADRVLVKPDEAEQKTASGLYIASNAQEKPQRGTIVAVGAGKVNDKGERIPMDVKVGDVVIYGKFGGNEVKVDGEKYLLMRADDIYAVVEA; from the coding sequence ATGTCGTCTTTGAAGCCGCTTGCAGATCGTGTTCTGGTCAAGCCCGACGAGGCCGAGCAGAAGACCGCTTCTGGTCTGTATATCGCCAGCAACGCTCAGGAGAAGCCGCAGCGCGGCACCATTGTTGCCGTTGGTGCCGGCAAGGTCAACGACAAGGGTGAGCGCATTCCCATGGACGTCAAGGTCGGTGACGTTGTCATCTACGGTAAGTTCGGTGGCAACGAGGTTAAGGTCGACGGCGAGAAGTATCTGCTCATGCGCGCCGATGACATCTACGCTGTCGTCGAGGCCTAG
- a CDS encoding amidohydrolase, whose protein sequence is MPMQHIDRIIRSKNVFTAQDGIDTARELAIAIAGDRIVAVGKPDDVIAAAPAATPVLDYGEQFVCPGFHDAHLHFFHTSVGSSPYMLMDMGTSEAALVQHALEFSQDLPDDAWVVTQGWRDYRWDPPEHPTKASLDAAFPDRPCVMYSGDGHTLWLNSRALEALGVTRDSEPPAGGSYDKDANGELTGIAHEAAAMQLLPRCLEWLGEDRIASAYADQMRRMAEQGITSICDMSLMPMLGCDFIRDDVYDKLQTTGKLGIRAHLFPTLLDDQSRLEELQVRYANNALLSAPGFKQFFDGVSSEHTAYLTEPYTNPRFPGDRGRLTVPAERMRKLVLAAAERGHTVRIHVIGDGAIHAALDIFEEAADLYGLPQHGHNTLEHLENLLPEDIDRLRKLNVVASSQPCHITLDPGGPERDLGLERSRIMWPFATYKQRGIRQAFGTDSPITPVTSMNVLYTAITRQDPKSHWPEGGWLPSERIDAATALRNYTLGSAYAAGDEQNLGSLEPGKYADLVVLDQNPLTIDPQELQATKVQVTYLAGNVIYER, encoded by the coding sequence ATGCCCATGCAACATATCGATCGGATTATCCGCTCCAAGAACGTCTTTACCGCGCAAGACGGCATCGATACTGCTCGTGAGCTGGCGATTGCCATCGCAGGTGACCGTATCGTCGCAGTCGGCAAGCCCGATGACGTGATCGCCGCCGCTCCCGCCGCCACGCCGGTTCTCGACTACGGCGAGCAGTTTGTCTGCCCCGGTTTCCATGACGCTCATCTGCACTTCTTCCATACCTCGGTCGGTTCCTCGCCGTACATGCTCATGGATATGGGCACGTCCGAGGCGGCGCTGGTACAGCACGCGCTCGAGTTTTCCCAGGACCTGCCCGACGACGCTTGGGTTGTGACGCAGGGCTGGCGCGACTACCGTTGGGACCCGCCCGAGCATCCTACCAAGGCGTCGCTCGATGCGGCATTCCCCGATCGTCCCTGCGTTATGTATTCGGGCGACGGCCACACGCTGTGGCTCAACAGCCGCGCACTCGAGGCGCTCGGCGTCACGCGCGACAGCGAGCCGCCGGCGGGCGGCAGCTACGACAAGGACGCAAACGGCGAGCTCACGGGCATTGCTCACGAAGCGGCTGCCATGCAGCTGTTGCCGCGCTGTCTTGAGTGGCTGGGCGAAGATCGCATCGCAAGCGCTTACGCCGATCAAATGAGGCGCATGGCCGAGCAGGGCATCACCTCGATCTGCGATATGTCGCTCATGCCCATGCTGGGCTGTGATTTTATCCGCGACGATGTCTACGACAAGCTGCAGACGACCGGCAAGCTGGGCATTCGTGCCCATCTGTTCCCCACGCTGCTGGATGACCAGTCGCGTCTAGAAGAGCTCCAGGTACGTTACGCGAACAACGCGCTGCTTTCGGCGCCAGGTTTTAAGCAGTTCTTCGATGGCGTGTCGAGCGAACACACGGCATATCTCACCGAGCCCTATACCAATCCGCGCTTCCCGGGCGACCGGGGCCGTCTGACGGTCCCGGCTGAGCGCATGCGCAAACTGGTTCTGGCGGCCGCGGAGCGCGGTCATACCGTACGCATCCACGTTATTGGTGACGGTGCGATTCATGCCGCGCTGGATATCTTCGAGGAAGCGGCCGACCTGTACGGCCTGCCCCAGCACGGCCATAACACGCTCGAGCACCTAGAGAACCTTCTGCCCGAGGACATCGACCGCCTGCGCAAGCTCAACGTGGTCGCCTCGAGCCAGCCCTGCCATATTACGCTCGATCCGGGTGGACCGGAGCGCGATCTGGGCCTGGAGCGCAGCCGCATCATGTGGCCGTTCGCAACCTATAAGCAGCGCGGCATTCGCCAAGCCTTCGGTACCGACAGCCCTATCACGCCCGTTACCAGCATGAACGTGCTCTACACGGCTATCACGCGCCAGGACCCCAAAAGCCACTGGCCCGAGGGCGGCTGGTTGCCGAGCGAGCGCATCGATGCAGCAACGGCTCTGCGCAACTACACCCTGGGCAGCGCCTATGCAGCGGGCGACGAGCAAAACCTCGGCAGCTTGGAGCCTGGCAAGTACGCCGACCTGGTAGTCCTGGACCAAAACCCGCTCACCATCGACCCCCAAGAGCTCCAAGCCACCAAGGTCCAGGTCACCTACCTGGCAGGTAACGTAATCTACGAGCGCTAG
- a CDS encoding DUF2752 domain-containing protein — translation MPNNKGGVNSSQGHRGTAELLRRALFCTGALFVAWLALYLLDIGCIFRLMTGIPCPGCGMTRAWLAALRLDYAAAFAYHPLFWVVPIAFVLAFVREEVASSKLKRGIDIAVTVLCVLVVVVWIVRLINPADAGLLFGGYAPAGVPDDIIHLEPPRWLTILRSYLA, via the coding sequence GTGCCTAACAATAAGGGCGGCGTGAACAGCTCCCAGGGACATAGGGGCACGGCAGAGCTCCTTCGCCGCGCCCTTTTTTGCACCGGCGCGCTCTTTGTCGCCTGGCTCGCGCTCTACCTGCTCGACATTGGCTGCATTTTTCGATTGATGACGGGCATTCCTTGTCCGGGATGCGGCATGACGAGGGCGTGGCTGGCGGCGCTGCGCCTCGATTATGCGGCTGCCTTTGCCTACCATCCGCTGTTTTGGGTGGTGCCGATTGCGTTTGTGCTCGCGTTCGTGCGCGAGGAGGTGGCATCGAGCAAGCTAAAGCGTGGTATCGACATTGCGGTCACCGTGTTGTGCGTGCTGGTCGTCGTCGTATGGATCGTGCGCCTCATCAATCCGGCAGATGCCGGTCTGCTCTTTGGCGGCTATGCGCCCGCCGGAGTTCCCGACGATATCATCCACCTCGAACCCCCACGCTGGCTCACCATCCTTCGCTCTTACCTGGCGTGA
- a CDS encoding M20 family metallopeptidase gives MTKTKAQQIMAATEARAADDVTAAIRDIAAEFEPYIIKQRRHFHKHPELSLAEERTTSDIANQLDAMNIPYERPLKTGLVATLRGTAPDAYREDGTPRRRILLRADIDALPVTEQTGEEFASVNEGCMHACGHDCHIAMMLGTLQILRHMTDDIHGEVRIVFQPSEENGQGAKLMIGTGVLDGVDGAYAAHIWSEVDAGTVSCEPGPRMANTDWFRIDVRGTSCHGAMPQRGHDAVMVAAEIVNALQTIVSREISPYEPAVITVGELHGGTARNVIAGTAYLAGTVRTYGDSTHEEMPELMRRIVEHTAAALGAEAELTDYTIANYKVENDAGSSERCRQAVIKCLGPAGQGHYRGTLSGEDFSEYLRRVPGVLAFVGTRNPKIGATYAQHSCFYKIDESVLAKGSMVAAQYAIDFLAEPTQEELDGPAITAVAETNPDLAAKLRSAKATAAEARDAMHDARTARHAAIKGIHDARAAARHEEKRDE, from the coding sequence ATGACGAAGACCAAGGCACAGCAGATTATGGCGGCGACCGAGGCTCGCGCGGCAGACGACGTCACCGCGGCCATCCGAGATATCGCCGCCGAGTTTGAGCCCTATATCATCAAGCAGCGCCGGCACTTCCATAAGCATCCGGAGCTGAGCCTCGCCGAAGAGCGCACAACCTCCGACATCGCCAACCAGCTCGACGCCATGAATATCCCCTATGAGCGCCCCCTTAAGACGGGCCTGGTGGCGACCCTCCGCGGCACCGCACCCGACGCCTACCGCGAGGACGGCACGCCGCGCCGCCGCATCCTGCTGCGCGCGGATATTGACGCCCTGCCCGTCACCGAGCAGACCGGCGAGGAATTCGCCAGCGTCAACGAGGGCTGCATGCACGCCTGCGGCCACGACTGCCACATCGCCATGATGCTCGGCACGCTGCAGATCCTGCGCCATATGACCGACGACATCCACGGCGAGGTCCGCATCGTCTTCCAGCCCAGTGAGGAAAACGGCCAGGGCGCCAAACTCATGATCGGCACGGGCGTGCTCGACGGCGTCGATGGCGCTTACGCCGCGCACATCTGGAGCGAGGTCGACGCCGGCACCGTAAGCTGCGAGCCCGGCCCGCGCATGGCCAATACCGACTGGTTCCGCATCGATGTCCGCGGCACCTCGTGCCACGGCGCCATGCCCCAGCGCGGCCACGACGCCGTCATGGTTGCCGCCGAGATCGTCAATGCCCTGCAGACCATCGTCTCGCGCGAAATCAGCCCCTACGAGCCGGCCGTCATCACCGTCGGCGAGCTGCATGGCGGCACCGCGCGCAACGTTATCGCCGGCACGGCCTACCTCGCCGGCACGGTGCGCACCTACGGCGATTCGACCCACGAGGAAATGCCGGAGCTTATGCGCCGCATCGTGGAGCATACTGCGGCCGCCTTGGGCGCCGAGGCAGAGCTCACCGACTACACCATCGCCAACTACAAGGTCGAAAACGACGCGGGCTCGAGCGAGCGCTGCCGTCAGGCTGTAATTAAGTGTCTGGGCCCCGCCGGCCAAGGCCATTATCGTGGCACGCTTTCGGGCGAGGATTTTTCGGAGTACCTGCGCCGCGTACCGGGCGTGCTCGCCTTTGTAGGTACGCGCAACCCCAAGATTGGCGCCACGTACGCCCAACATTCCTGCTTTTACAAGATCGACGAGAGCGTGCTGGCCAAGGGCTCCATGGTGGCAGCCCAGTATGCTATCGACTTTTTGGCCGAGCCCACGCAAGAGGAGCTCGACGGCCCCGCGATTACCGCGGTCGCCGAAACCAACCCCGACTTGGCCGCCAAGCTGCGCTCTGCCAAGGCCACGGCCGCTGAGGCGCGCGACGCCATGCACGATGCTCGCACCGCCCGCCATGCTGCAATCAAGGGCATCCACGATGCGCGGGCTGCCGCTCGCCACGAGGAAAAGCGCGACGAGTAG
- a CDS encoding Asp23/Gls24 family envelope stress response protein, with the protein MAFNTKVDVADTELEADETVTAEAEDVTLEDEALVEAEPADDADEDDEETDESEDSLTYSNGVIEKIVAMATREVPHVLGMKGNLMHFVQEQFGAENLTKGVTVEVTDDNRVVVNISVIIEYGAYAPAIFDDVKARVTERLAAMTGLEVAGVNLRIEDVITPEEYEHRTNQHE; encoded by the coding sequence ATGGCTTTTAACACGAAGGTCGATGTGGCCGATACCGAGCTCGAGGCAGACGAGACCGTCACCGCCGAGGCCGAGGACGTAACGCTCGAGGACGAGGCGCTCGTCGAGGCCGAACCCGCCGACGATGCGGACGAGGACGATGAGGAAACAGACGAGTCCGAGGACTCGCTGACCTATTCCAACGGTGTGATTGAGAAGATCGTCGCTATGGCCACCCGCGAGGTGCCGCACGTCTTGGGCATGAAGGGCAACCTCATGCACTTTGTGCAGGAGCAGTTTGGTGCCGAGAATCTGACCAAGGGCGTGACGGTCGAGGTCACCGATGACAACCGCGTGGTCGTCAACATTTCCGTCATTATCGAGTACGGCGCCTACGCGCCCGCGATTTTCGACGACGTTAAGGCACGCGTGACCGAGCGTCTGGCTGCGATGACCGGCCTTGAGGTGGCGGGCGTCAACCTGCGCATCGAGGATGTCATCACCCCCGAGGAGTACGAGCACCGCACCAACCAGCACGAGTAG
- a CDS encoding alkaline shock response membrane anchor protein AmaP, with protein sequence MRVLKRALAIVYLVAAVVALGTLVCQFWGPYTYRFMLLMRDSLPRIVVTACGGVVALGVLVCFFRLMFARREPSCVHPAGERNIEVTLAALSSCARTAAERDDRVMVEHVEARVQGSDESRVRFKVDAIALDDRDVASLAAAMQQRIEEACDTMLGTPGTTARVRFLPSKTTVQTVEVSGE encoded by the coding sequence ATGCGCGTGCTCAAACGAGCCCTGGCGATCGTGTATCTTGTCGCCGCCGTTGTGGCGCTGGGTACGTTGGTCTGCCAGTTTTGGGGGCCATATACCTATCGCTTTATGCTGCTGATGCGCGATTCGCTGCCTCGCATCGTTGTTACGGCGTGCGGCGGTGTCGTGGCGCTCGGCGTGCTCGTGTGTTTCTTTCGCCTGATGTTTGCTCGTCGCGAGCCGTCCTGCGTGCATCCGGCGGGGGAGCGTAATATCGAGGTCACGCTCGCCGCCCTCTCCTCGTGTGCTCGCACCGCGGCAGAGCGCGACGACCGCGTGATGGTCGAGCATGTCGAGGCGCGCGTGCAGGGCTCCGACGAATCGCGCGTCCGTTTTAAGGTCGACGCCATCGCGCTCGACGACCGGGATGTGGCCTCCCTTGCAGCCGCGATGCAGCAACGTATCGAGGAGGCCTGCGACACCATGCTCGGCACGCCGGGCACGACCGCACGCGTTCGTTTTTTGCCGTCCAAGACTACCGTCCAGACCGTGGAGGTTTCCGGTGAGTGA
- a CDS encoding YitT family protein: protein MADEHETESQAWAIEAAAAEAASRAAEEVHRPPVVPMERVVDRTDIERGERAGQKRSQEPGFPRFFAELNLGLILTAFAIVAFKTPNHFAFGGTSGVSVILSTLFPTLPVGVFMWIINAVLVVLGFIFLERKAILWSVFASFALSAYVSFFELFIPTDVSMTGDMWLDLCFAVILPALGSAIVFDIGASTGGTDILAMILKRRTTLEIGRALLLVDIGIVAIAAFLYGPRVGLYCVLGLFAKTLVVDKAIESIHLRKVCTVICSEPLKVEEFIVKHLNRTATISRGYGAFSGKCVTVIMSVLSRREAVQLRRYAREVDPGAFITIVDSSEIVGKGFRGTN from the coding sequence ATGGCTGACGAGCACGAAACAGAAAGCCAGGCATGGGCAATTGAGGCTGCCGCGGCAGAGGCGGCATCGCGAGCTGCCGAGGAGGTGCATCGTCCTCCCGTGGTGCCGATGGAGCGCGTGGTTGATCGCACCGATATTGAGCGCGGCGAGCGTGCCGGCCAAAAGCGCAGCCAGGAGCCGGGCTTCCCGCGCTTTTTCGCCGAGCTCAATCTGGGCCTGATTCTTACGGCCTTTGCCATCGTTGCGTTTAAAACCCCTAATCACTTTGCTTTTGGCGGCACCTCGGGCGTGTCGGTCATTCTGTCCACGCTGTTCCCGACCCTGCCCGTCGGCGTCTTTATGTGGATTATCAACGCGGTTCTCGTCGTTTTGGGCTTTATCTTTTTGGAGCGCAAGGCAATCCTGTGGAGCGTCTTCGCCTCGTTTGCGCTGTCCGCCTATGTTTCGTTTTTTGAGCTCTTTATTCCGACTGATGTTTCGATGACGGGCGATATGTGGCTCGACCTGTGCTTTGCCGTGATACTGCCGGCGCTCGGCAGCGCCATCGTCTTTGATATTGGCGCCTCGACGGGCGGCACAGACATCCTCGCCATGATCCTCAAGCGCCGCACCACGCTCGAGATTGGCCGCGCGCTGCTGTTGGTTGATATCGGCATCGTGGCCATCGCGGCCTTTTTGTATGGTCCGCGTGTCGGCCTGTATTGCGTGCTCGGCCTGTTTGCCAAGACGCTCGTGGTCGACAAGGCCATCGAGAGCATTCACCTTCGTAAGGTCTGCACGGTCATTTGTTCCGAGCCCCTTAAGGTCGAGGAGTTTATCGTCAAGCATCTCAACCGTACGGCGACCATCAGTCGCGGCTACGGTGCCTTCTCGGGCAAGTGCGTGACGGTGATCATGAGCGTGCTGAGCCGTCGCGAGGCCGTGCAGCTGCGCCGCTATGCGCGCGAAGTCGATCCGGGTGCCTTTATCACGATTGTCGACAGTTCCGAGATCGTCGGCAAGGGTTTCCGCGGTACGAACTAG
- a CDS encoding DUF2273 domain-containing protein yields MSDTNQDKTVRTPRLTIDQSAAPASEVVDPKVEGTESHDAVANDFDEAMGLIKGTGAAIWSYAVRHPNTTLGAVAGFVLAVLVLTLGLWDTLVIAFFVLIGAVIGQIRDGENGIVNFFGRLFSGR; encoded by the coding sequence GTGAGTGATACCAATCAAGACAAGACCGTCCGCACTCCGCGCCTGACTATCGATCAGAGCGCCGCGCCGGCTAGCGAGGTCGTCGATCCCAAGGTGGAGGGTACCGAGTCGCATGACGCGGTCGCCAATGATTTTGATGAGGCCATGGGTCTCATCAAGGGTACGGGGGCAGCCATCTGGAGCTATGCCGTCCGTCATCCCAACACCACGCTTGGAGCCGTCGCTGGTTTTGTGCTCGCCGTGCTGGTGCTCACGCTCGGCCTGTGGGATACGCTCGTCATCGCTTTCTTTGTACTGATCGGCGCCGTGATTGGCCAGATCCGTGACGGCGAGAACGGGATCGTCAACTTCTTCGGTCGTCTGTTTAGCGGCCGCTAG
- a CDS encoding DUF4234 domain-containing protein, translated as MFCPTCGSPISDDAKFCPVCGSAVGAASAAAAPQPQPAPAQAIQPAPQPQQQYTGQYAQQSASAPMGYGPIKADRSLIGWLLLSLVTCGIYSFYFLYCLARDVNTLCQDDGDYTPGLAEFILLSFVTCGFYAYYWYYKIGNRLQANAPRYGLVFQENGTTVLLWQIFGALLCGLGPIFAMNIVINNTNAMATAYNTRLGARA; from the coding sequence ATGTTCTGTCCCACTTGTGGTTCTCCCATTTCGGATGATGCCAAATTCTGCCCTGTTTGCGGATCCGCCGTTGGTGCCGCTTCTGCCGCTGCGGCCCCGCAGCCCCAGCCCGCTCCGGCCCAGGCTATTCAGCCCGCGCCCCAGCCTCAGCAGCAGTACACCGGTCAATACGCCCAACAGTCCGCATCCGCTCCGATGGGCTATGGCCCCATTAAGGCTGACCGCAGCCTGATCGGCTGGCTGCTGCTCTCTCTTGTGACCTGCGGTATCTATTCGTTCTACTTCCTGTATTGCTTGGCACGCGACGTCAACACGTTGTGTCAGGATGACGGCGATTACACGCCGGGTCTGGCGGAATTCATCCTTCTATCGTTTGTGACCTGCGGCTTCTACGCGTACTACTGGTATTACAAGATTGGCAACCGCCTGCAGGCCAACGCTCCTCGCTACGGCCTGGTGTTCCAGGAAAACGGCACCACCGTTCTTCTGTGGCAGATCTTCGGCGCGCTCCTGTGCGGCCTTGGTCCCATCTTCGCTATGAACATCGTCATCAATAATACCAATGCCATGGCAACGGCTTACAACACTCGCCTTGGCGCTCGTGCCTAA
- the groL gene encoding chaperonin GroEL (60 kDa chaperone family; promotes refolding of misfolded polypeptides especially under stressful conditions; forms two stacked rings of heptamers to form a barrel-shaped 14mer; ends can be capped by GroES; misfolded proteins enter the barrel where they are refolded when GroES binds) has translation MAKNITFNTDARAKLAKGVNTLADAVTVTMGPKGRYVALQRTFGAPTITNDGVSVAKEIELEDNIENMGAQLVKEVATKTNDTVGDGTTTATLLAQAIVNDGLRNVAAGANPLAIRRGIDKAVNAAVAEMKKQAKPVETKEQIASVGTISAGDPEVGEKIAEAMEVVGKDGVITVEDSQTFDITIDTVEGMQFDKGYVSAYFVTDNDRMEAVMKDPYILITDQKISSVQDIMPVLEAVQRAGRGLLIIAEDIDGEALPTLVLNKIRGALNVCAVKAPGYGDRRKRILEDIAVLTGGQAALDELGVKVADITADMLGTAKSVTISKDNTVVVGGAGSKEAIDARIAQIKGEMENTTSDFDREKLQERLAKLSGGVAVIKVGAATESELKEIKHRVEDALQATRAAVEEGIVAGGGVAFMDAVPALDAVEIDDPEEKIGVDIVKKALTAPVATIAKNAGFEGAVVVDKVAELPAGQGLNSANGEWGDMIEMGVLDPVKVSRVTLQNAASVASLILITEATVSDVPKNTQLEDAIAAATAGQQGGGMY, from the coding sequence ATGGCAAAGAACATTACGTTCAACACCGATGCCCGCGCTAAGCTCGCCAAGGGCGTCAACACCCTGGCCGACGCCGTTACCGTCACCATGGGCCCCAAGGGCCGCTACGTTGCGCTGCAGCGCACGTTCGGTGCCCCGACCATCACCAACGACGGCGTTTCCGTCGCTAAGGAGATCGAGCTCGAGGACAACATCGAGAACATGGGCGCCCAGCTGGTGAAGGAGGTCGCCACCAAGACCAACGACACCGTGGGTGACGGCACCACCACCGCAACCCTGCTCGCTCAGGCCATCGTCAACGACGGTCTGCGCAACGTCGCCGCTGGCGCCAACCCGCTGGCCATCCGTCGCGGCATCGACAAGGCCGTCAACGCCGCCGTCGCCGAGATGAAGAAGCAGGCCAAGCCGGTCGAGACCAAGGAGCAGATTGCTTCCGTCGGTACCATCTCCGCCGGTGACCCCGAGGTCGGCGAGAAGATCGCCGAGGCCATGGAGGTCGTGGGCAAGGACGGCGTCATCACCGTCGAGGATTCCCAGACGTTCGACATCACCATCGACACCGTCGAGGGCATGCAGTTCGACAAGGGCTATGTCTCCGCTTACTTCGTCACGGATAACGACCGCATGGAGGCCGTGATGAAGGATCCGTACATCCTCATCACCGACCAGAAGATCTCCAGCGTTCAGGACATCATGCCTGTTCTCGAGGCTGTCCAGCGCGCCGGCCGTGGCCTGCTCATCATCGCTGAGGACATCGACGGCGAGGCCCTGCCCACCCTCGTCCTCAACAAGATCCGTGGCGCTCTCAACGTCTGCGCCGTCAAGGCTCCGGGCTACGGCGATCGCCGCAAGCGCATCCTCGAGGACATCGCCGTCCTTACCGGTGGCCAGGCCGCTCTGGACGAGCTGGGCGTGAAGGTCGCTGACATCACCGCCGATATGCTCGGTACCGCTAAGTCCGTCACCATCTCCAAGGACAACACCGTCGTCGTTGGCGGCGCTGGTTCCAAGGAGGCCATCGACGCCCGCATCGCTCAGATCAAGGGCGAGATGGAGAACACCACCTCTGACTTCGACCGCGAGAAGCTCCAGGAGCGCCTGGCCAAGCTCTCCGGTGGCGTTGCCGTCATCAAGGTCGGCGCTGCTACCGAGTCCGAGCTCAAGGAGATCAAGCATCGCGTCGAGGACGCCCTGCAGGCTACCCGCGCTGCTGTCGAGGAGGGCATTGTCGCTGGCGGCGGCGTCGCCTTCATGGACGCTGTTCCTGCGCTCGATGCTGTCGAGATCGACGACCCCGAGGAGAAGATCGGCGTCGACATCGTCAAGAAGGCTCTGACCGCTCCGGTCGCTACCATCGCCAAGAACGCTGGCTTTGAGGGCGCTGTCGTGGTCGACAAGGTTGCCGAGCTGCCCGCCGGCCAGGGTCTCAACTCTGCCAACGGCGAGTGGGGCGACATGATCGAGATGGGCGTCCTCGACCCCGTCAAGGTAAGCCGCGTCACCCTGCAGAACGCTGCTTCTGTCGCCAGCCTGATCCTCATCACCGAGGCCACCGTCTCCGATGTGCCCAAGAACACTCAGCTTGAGGACGCTATCGCTGCTGCTACCGCTGGTCAGCAGGGTGGCGGTATGTACTAA
- a CDS encoding zinc-ribbon domain-containing protein — MFCSQCGAPMGDNDKFCGVCGAPNAGAAASAPQGQPQPQQFVPQPPVANAPKGCTAQAFQDMTKTPGVLQRVCQIAFLPALICVVSVLVLFIPVIGGIAAAIGFLAACIASVCGSGFGIEWGRDLSLKVDDGMDRPLMRSTSFGLGVFSSVISVVLEVIAAIPVIGVVLSLVEGVVIGAAGSYSYYGSYALEAALFGSLGLLVLALIASAILGVFFKMFADIAVMHFAVTGRVESAFSLDKVWAAFKHNKTKLFCASFLPEFLTGLVSNAITWILTAVFGAIAGIGAYGYYYRPTGIEAIVTAGGVTLVLFLVLIAFVTVFLTVFGKMLKHRAVGYWAARYASEWADEDKDDVLTFVLPGEKKPAPAGFNPTAATGAAPAPVPAPAPAPAPAPAPAPAPAPVPAPASEATPAEPDWDAVATPADEPGDNPAAENNQTE, encoded by the coding sequence ATGTTCTGCTCGCAGTGTGGCGCCCCCATGGGCGATAACGACAAGTTCTGCGGCGTGTGCGGTGCCCCCAATGCCGGCGCTGCAGCCTCCGCCCCTCAGGGTCAGCCTCAGCCTCAGCAGTTTGTTCCGCAACCGCCCGTGGCGAATGCGCCAAAGGGCTGCACGGCTCAGGCGTTCCAAGATATGACAAAGACTCCGGGCGTGCTTCAGCGTGTATGCCAAATCGCGTTTTTGCCGGCGCTGATTTGCGTTGTGTCGGTGCTCGTGTTGTTTATTCCCGTTATTGGCGGCATTGCGGCTGCCATCGGCTTTTTGGCAGCTTGCATTGCGAGCGTGTGCGGTTCCGGCTTTGGTATTGAGTGGGGACGTGATCTTTCGCTCAAGGTCGATGACGGCATGGACCGTCCACTCATGCGCTCCACGTCGTTTGGTCTCGGAGTCTTTTCGAGCGTCATCTCGGTGGTGCTCGAGGTTATCGCTGCCATTCCCGTTATCGGTGTAGTGCTTTCGCTGGTGGAGGGCGTGGTAATTGGCGCCGCGGGCTCGTATTCTTATTACGGCTCCTATGCACTCGAGGCAGCGCTGTTCGGTTCGCTCGGCCTGCTTGTCCTGGCTCTGATTGCCTCGGCGATTCTGGGTGTCTTCTTTAAGATGTTCGCCGACATCGCCGTGATGCACTTTGCGGTGACCGGTCGCGTCGAGAGCGCGTTTTCGCTCGATAAGGTTTGGGCGGCCTTTAAGCACAACAAGACCAAGCTGTTCTGTGCTTCGTTCCTTCCCGAGTTTTTGACGGGCCTGGTTTCCAACGCCATTACGTGGATCTTGACAGCTGTCTTTGGTGCCATCGCCGGAATTGGCGCGTACGGCTATTACTATCGCCCCACGGGTATCGAGGCGATTGTTACCGCCGGTGGTGTCACGCTCGTATTGTTCCTGGTGCTGATTGCATTCGTCACGGTGTTCCTTACGGTCTTTGGCAAGATGCTCAAGCACCGTGCCGTTGGCTATTGGGCTGCACGTTATGCAAGCGAATGGGCCGATGAGGACAAGGACGACGTTTTGACTTTTGTGCTCCCGGGTGAGAAGAAGCCTGCTCCTGCGGGATTCAATCCCACGGCAGCCACTGGTGCTGCGCCTGCCCCGGTACCCGCGCCTGCACCTGCCCCGGCACCCGCGCCTGCCCCTGCCCCGGCACCTGCTCCTGTCCCCGCACCGGCGTCCGAGGCGACGCCTGCGGAGCCCGATTGGGATGCCGTTGCCACGCCGGCGGATGAGCCGGGCGATAATCCTGCTGCCGAAAACAATCAAACCGAATAG